The following proteins are co-located in the Takifugu flavidus isolate HTHZ2018 chromosome 16, ASM371156v2, whole genome shotgun sequence genome:
- the map7a gene encoding ensconsin isoform X2 codes for MRVPVSDMAVQMTRRVVPEAQGPLSTQTIQSQTKGTRNSGMRDNQQTNRPVCSVHSSAQINTALPRTTAVANGTNIDEKLRAARERREEQLKFLAFREKSRLEREQRARQYYEQQLKERKRKLLEHRLKQEKRRAAVEEKRRQRLKEEKERFESAVRKTVEKSQRAQQNQNTRGRRLWKDAPGRLPLTTWEKNLVTRLLTPTFSYLARSKSAGFQSGEEASYHSTTDTTIQNPPHPSGSAHKRPSSSPSPISIQHRKPSSFPSPINSQHRRPPSSSSPTCSRPKLPPASPTPINSQHRKATVSSSPNRNTSWAEVKPTKQDSKKKDLNVGSGARSPSASTKVQLLPKSRKDSSSPNRSPPKSIRSRSTPPQQLELPPVPEEDASVYSSALSPGSSRPVQALAVQQERRWKENLLAKPRSNMPNNVSDAVNTAAHGGPLEVPASPSAPRPPQVLTKPPTGATSPEEASRLLAERRREARLKREREEQERLQRETEERQRQDALERRRAEEQARQEAEAQRLVEEKRRRDEEEQRRAEEERAQAVMEAALLQKQREEEQARERARAEELRQERELLAQKEDAARQARKKRLEEIMRRTRRTDSADMRSESAKALPNQAQPKENTQPVHSGTIEDAARLPVGTKTSQLVLTNEEDMVPVVAFKERRSLRTLTGLEEIQTHQRAEVI; via the exons ATGCGCGTCCCAGTATCGGACATGGCCGTGCAGATGACAAGAAGGGTCGTCCCTGAAGCACAGGGACCGCTCTCCACGCAAACCATCCAGAGCCAGACGAAGGGCACCAGAAATAGCGGAATGAGAG aCAACCAACAGACAAACAGGCCTGTCTGTTCTGTCCACAGTTCTGCCCAAATCAACACAGCACTTCCACGCACCACTGCAG TGGCTAATGGAACGAATATCGATGAGAAGCTGAGAGCAGCGCGGGAAAGAcgagaggagcagctgaagtTCCTCG CCTTTCGGGAGAAGAGCAGGTTGGAGCGGGAGCAGCGGGCCAGGCAGTACtatgagcagcagctgaaggagcgGAAGAGGAAACTCCTGGAGCACCGGCTCAAACAGGAGAAGAGGCGCGCTGCTGTGGAGGAGAAACGCCGgcagaggctgaaggaggagaaa GAACGATTTGAATCGGCGGTGCGTAAGACAGTGGAGAAGAGCCAGAGAGcccaacaaaaccaaaacacaagaggAAGGAGGCTCTGGAAGGATG CCCCAGGGCGTTTGCCTCTGACAACATGGGAGAAGAACTTGGTTACTCGCCTCCTTACGCCAACATTCTCTTATCTGGCCAGGAGCAAGAGTGCTGGTTTTCAGTCAGGAGAAGAAG CTTCATACCACTCCACCACCGACACCACCATCCAAAACCCACCACATCCCTCCGGTTCAGCCCACAAGAGGCCATCTTCCTCACCTAGTCCCATCAGCATCCAGCACAGAAAACCATCTTCCTTTCCCAGCCCCATCAACAGCCAGCACAGAAGACCGCCATCTTCCTCAAGTCCCACCTGCAGCCGGCCAAAACTCCCACCAGCCTCTCCTACTCCCATCAACAGCCAGCACAGAAAAGCAACAGTGTCATCTAGCCCCAACAGGAACACCAGTTGGGCAGAG GTCAAACCAACAAAACAAGACTCAAAGAAAAAGGACTTAAATGTCGGCTCGGGAGCTCGGTCGCCTTCTGCCAGCACAAAGGTCCAGCTGCTTCCAAAAAGCAGGAAAGACTCCTCCTCTCCCAATCG TTCACCACCAAAATCCATCAGGAGCCGCTCAACACCcccgcagcagctggagctcccACCCGTCCCCGAGGAGGATGCGTCGGTTTATTCTTCTGCCCTCTCTCCCGGGTCCTCAAGACCTGTCCAGGCTCTGGCTGTTCAGCaagagaggaggtggaaggagaaTCTGTTGGCGAAGCCACGCTCAAACATGCCCAACAATGTGTCAGACGCAGTAAACACAGCTGCACACGGAG GCCCTCTTGAAGTTccagcttctccttcagctccacgCCCTCCTCAGGTCCTTACTAAGCCTCCCACAGGTGCTACAAGCCCAGAAGAAGCATCCCGGCTCCTGgctgaaaggaggagagaggcccgactgaagagggagagagaggagcaggagcgccTCCAAAGAGAGACGGAGGAAAG GCAACGTCAGGATGCGCTGGAGcgcaggagggcagaggagcaAGCACGGCAGGAAGCCGAGGCTCAGCGTCtcgtggaggagaagagaaggagggacgaggaggagcagagacgaGCCGAGGAAGAAAGAGCTCAAGCCGTAATGGAAGCGGCGCTGCTTCAGAAACAG CGTGAGGAGGAAcaggccagagagagggccagagcagaggagctgagacaaGAGCGAGAGTTACTGGCGCAGAAGGAGGACGCGGCACGGCAGGCCAGAAAGAAG cgGCTTGAGGAGATCATgcggagaaccaggagaacagATTCGGCAGATATG CGATCTGAATCAGCGAAGGCCTTGCCAAACCAAGCCCagccaaaagaaaacacacagccGGTGCACAGTGGGACCATAGAAGACGCCGCCAGGCTTCCGGTGGGGACAAAGACGTCACAGCTGGTGCTGACTAATGAGGAGGAcatggtgcctgtcgtggcctTTAAAGAACGTAGATCCCTGAGGACTCTGACGGGCTTGGAGGAAATCCAGACCCACCAACGGGCAG AGGTCATCTGA
- the map7a gene encoding ensconsin isoform X1: MRVPVSDMAVQMTRRVVPEAQGPLSTQTIQSQTKGTRNSGMRDNQQTNRPVCSVHSSAQINTALPRTTAVANGTNIDEKLRAARERREEQLKFLAFREKSRLEREQRARQYYEQQLKERKRKLLEHRLKQEKRRAAVEEKRRQRLKEEKERFESAVRKTVEKSQRAQQNQNTRGRRLWKDAPGRLPLTTWEKNLVTRLLTPTFSYLARSKSAGFQSGEEVVPVCRRAASYHSTTDTTIQNPPHPSGSAHKRPSSSPSPISIQHRKPSSFPSPINSQHRRPPSSSSPTCSRPKLPPASPTPINSQHRKATVSSSPNRNTSWAEVKPTKQDSKKKDLNVGSGARSPSASTKVQLLPKSRKDSSSPNRSPPKSIRSRSTPPQQLELPPVPEEDASVYSSALSPGSSRPVQALAVQQERRWKENLLAKPRSNMPNNVSDAVNTAAHGGPLEVPASPSAPRPPQVLTKPPTGATSPEEASRLLAERRREARLKREREEQERLQRETEERQRQDALERRRAEEQARQEAEAQRLVEEKRRRDEEEQRRAEEERAQAVMEAALLQKQREEEQARERARAEELRQERELLAQKEDAARQARKKRLEEIMRRTRRTDSADMRSESAKALPNQAQPKENTQPVHSGTIEDAARLPVGTKTSQLVLTNEEDMVPVVAFKERRSLRTLTGLEEIQTHQRAEVI; the protein is encoded by the exons ATGCGCGTCCCAGTATCGGACATGGCCGTGCAGATGACAAGAAGGGTCGTCCCTGAAGCACAGGGACCGCTCTCCACGCAAACCATCCAGAGCCAGACGAAGGGCACCAGAAATAGCGGAATGAGAG aCAACCAACAGACAAACAGGCCTGTCTGTTCTGTCCACAGTTCTGCCCAAATCAACACAGCACTTCCACGCACCACTGCAG TGGCTAATGGAACGAATATCGATGAGAAGCTGAGAGCAGCGCGGGAAAGAcgagaggagcagctgaagtTCCTCG CCTTTCGGGAGAAGAGCAGGTTGGAGCGGGAGCAGCGGGCCAGGCAGTACtatgagcagcagctgaaggagcgGAAGAGGAAACTCCTGGAGCACCGGCTCAAACAGGAGAAGAGGCGCGCTGCTGTGGAGGAGAAACGCCGgcagaggctgaaggaggagaaa GAACGATTTGAATCGGCGGTGCGTAAGACAGTGGAGAAGAGCCAGAGAGcccaacaaaaccaaaacacaagaggAAGGAGGCTCTGGAAGGATG CCCCAGGGCGTTTGCCTCTGACAACATGGGAGAAGAACTTGGTTACTCGCCTCCTTACGCCAACATTCTCTTATCTGGCCAGGAGCAAGAGTGCTGGTTTTCAGTCAGGAGAAGAAG TTGTGCCTGTTTGTCGCCGCGCAGCTTCATACCACTCCACCACCGACACCACCATCCAAAACCCACCACATCCCTCCGGTTCAGCCCACAAGAGGCCATCTTCCTCACCTAGTCCCATCAGCATCCAGCACAGAAAACCATCTTCCTTTCCCAGCCCCATCAACAGCCAGCACAGAAGACCGCCATCTTCCTCAAGTCCCACCTGCAGCCGGCCAAAACTCCCACCAGCCTCTCCTACTCCCATCAACAGCCAGCACAGAAAAGCAACAGTGTCATCTAGCCCCAACAGGAACACCAGTTGGGCAGAG GTCAAACCAACAAAACAAGACTCAAAGAAAAAGGACTTAAATGTCGGCTCGGGAGCTCGGTCGCCTTCTGCCAGCACAAAGGTCCAGCTGCTTCCAAAAAGCAGGAAAGACTCCTCCTCTCCCAATCG TTCACCACCAAAATCCATCAGGAGCCGCTCAACACCcccgcagcagctggagctcccACCCGTCCCCGAGGAGGATGCGTCGGTTTATTCTTCTGCCCTCTCTCCCGGGTCCTCAAGACCTGTCCAGGCTCTGGCTGTTCAGCaagagaggaggtggaaggagaaTCTGTTGGCGAAGCCACGCTCAAACATGCCCAACAATGTGTCAGACGCAGTAAACACAGCTGCACACGGAG GCCCTCTTGAAGTTccagcttctccttcagctccacgCCCTCCTCAGGTCCTTACTAAGCCTCCCACAGGTGCTACAAGCCCAGAAGAAGCATCCCGGCTCCTGgctgaaaggaggagagaggcccgactgaagagggagagagaggagcaggagcgccTCCAAAGAGAGACGGAGGAAAG GCAACGTCAGGATGCGCTGGAGcgcaggagggcagaggagcaAGCACGGCAGGAAGCCGAGGCTCAGCGTCtcgtggaggagaagagaaggagggacgaggaggagcagagacgaGCCGAGGAAGAAAGAGCTCAAGCCGTAATGGAAGCGGCGCTGCTTCAGAAACAG CGTGAGGAGGAAcaggccagagagagggccagagcagaggagctgagacaaGAGCGAGAGTTACTGGCGCAGAAGGAGGACGCGGCACGGCAGGCCAGAAAGAAG cgGCTTGAGGAGATCATgcggagaaccaggagaacagATTCGGCAGATATG CGATCTGAATCAGCGAAGGCCTTGCCAAACCAAGCCCagccaaaagaaaacacacagccGGTGCACAGTGGGACCATAGAAGACGCCGCCAGGCTTCCGGTGGGGACAAAGACGTCACAGCTGGTGCTGACTAATGAGGAGGAcatggtgcctgtcgtggcctTTAAAGAACGTAGATCCCTGAGGACTCTGACGGGCTTGGAGGAAATCCAGACCCACCAACGGGCAG AGGTCATCTGA
- the map7a gene encoding ensconsin isoform X3 — MRVPVSDMAVQMTRRVVPEAQGPLSTQTIQSQTKGTRNSGMRDNQQTNRPVCSVHSSAQINTALPRTTAVANGTNIDEKLRAARERREEQLKFLAFREKSRLEREQRARQYYEQQLKERKRKLLEHRLKQEKRRAAVEEKRRQRLKEEKERFESAVRKTVEKSQRAQQNQNTRGRRLWKDASYHSTTDTTIQNPPHPSGSAHKRPSSSPSPISIQHRKPSSFPSPINSQHRRPPSSSSPTCSRPKLPPASPTPINSQHRKATVSSSPNRNTSWAEVKPTKQDSKKKDLNVGSGARSPSASTKVQLLPKSRKDSSSPNRSPPKSIRSRSTPPQQLELPPVPEEDASVYSSALSPGSSRPVQALAVQQERRWKENLLAKPRSNMPNNVSDAVNTAAHGGPLEVPASPSAPRPPQVLTKPPTGATSPEEASRLLAERRREARLKREREEQERLQRETEERQRQDALERRRAEEQARQEAEAQRLVEEKRRRDEEEQRRAEEERAQAVMEAALLQKQREEEQARERARAEELRQERELLAQKEDAARQARKKRLEEIMRRTRRTDSADMRSESAKALPNQAQPKENTQPVHSGTIEDAARLPVGTKTSQLVLTNEEDMVPVVAFKERRSLRTLTGLEEIQTHQRAEVI; from the exons ATGCGCGTCCCAGTATCGGACATGGCCGTGCAGATGACAAGAAGGGTCGTCCCTGAAGCACAGGGACCGCTCTCCACGCAAACCATCCAGAGCCAGACGAAGGGCACCAGAAATAGCGGAATGAGAG aCAACCAACAGACAAACAGGCCTGTCTGTTCTGTCCACAGTTCTGCCCAAATCAACACAGCACTTCCACGCACCACTGCAG TGGCTAATGGAACGAATATCGATGAGAAGCTGAGAGCAGCGCGGGAAAGAcgagaggagcagctgaagtTCCTCG CCTTTCGGGAGAAGAGCAGGTTGGAGCGGGAGCAGCGGGCCAGGCAGTACtatgagcagcagctgaaggagcgGAAGAGGAAACTCCTGGAGCACCGGCTCAAACAGGAGAAGAGGCGCGCTGCTGTGGAGGAGAAACGCCGgcagaggctgaaggaggagaaa GAACGATTTGAATCGGCGGTGCGTAAGACAGTGGAGAAGAGCCAGAGAGcccaacaaaaccaaaacacaagaggAAGGAGGCTCTGGAAGGATG CTTCATACCACTCCACCACCGACACCACCATCCAAAACCCACCACATCCCTCCGGTTCAGCCCACAAGAGGCCATCTTCCTCACCTAGTCCCATCAGCATCCAGCACAGAAAACCATCTTCCTTTCCCAGCCCCATCAACAGCCAGCACAGAAGACCGCCATCTTCCTCAAGTCCCACCTGCAGCCGGCCAAAACTCCCACCAGCCTCTCCTACTCCCATCAACAGCCAGCACAGAAAAGCAACAGTGTCATCTAGCCCCAACAGGAACACCAGTTGGGCAGAG GTCAAACCAACAAAACAAGACTCAAAGAAAAAGGACTTAAATGTCGGCTCGGGAGCTCGGTCGCCTTCTGCCAGCACAAAGGTCCAGCTGCTTCCAAAAAGCAGGAAAGACTCCTCCTCTCCCAATCG TTCACCACCAAAATCCATCAGGAGCCGCTCAACACCcccgcagcagctggagctcccACCCGTCCCCGAGGAGGATGCGTCGGTTTATTCTTCTGCCCTCTCTCCCGGGTCCTCAAGACCTGTCCAGGCTCTGGCTGTTCAGCaagagaggaggtggaaggagaaTCTGTTGGCGAAGCCACGCTCAAACATGCCCAACAATGTGTCAGACGCAGTAAACACAGCTGCACACGGAG GCCCTCTTGAAGTTccagcttctccttcagctccacgCCCTCCTCAGGTCCTTACTAAGCCTCCCACAGGTGCTACAAGCCCAGAAGAAGCATCCCGGCTCCTGgctgaaaggaggagagaggcccgactgaagagggagagagaggagcaggagcgccTCCAAAGAGAGACGGAGGAAAG GCAACGTCAGGATGCGCTGGAGcgcaggagggcagaggagcaAGCACGGCAGGAAGCCGAGGCTCAGCGTCtcgtggaggagaagagaaggagggacgaggaggagcagagacgaGCCGAGGAAGAAAGAGCTCAAGCCGTAATGGAAGCGGCGCTGCTTCAGAAACAG CGTGAGGAGGAAcaggccagagagagggccagagcagaggagctgagacaaGAGCGAGAGTTACTGGCGCAGAAGGAGGACGCGGCACGGCAGGCCAGAAAGAAG cgGCTTGAGGAGATCATgcggagaaccaggagaacagATTCGGCAGATATG CGATCTGAATCAGCGAAGGCCTTGCCAAACCAAGCCCagccaaaagaaaacacacagccGGTGCACAGTGGGACCATAGAAGACGCCGCCAGGCTTCCGGTGGGGACAAAGACGTCACAGCTGGTGCTGACTAATGAGGAGGAcatggtgcctgtcgtggcctTTAAAGAACGTAGATCCCTGAGGACTCTGACGGGCTTGGAGGAAATCCAGACCCACCAACGGGCAG AGGTCATCTGA